A section of the Pseudomonas lini genome encodes:
- the rimI gene encoding ribosomal protein S18-alanine N-acetyltransferase, whose protein sequence is MSDAVSFRPMTEADLDTVLKIEYAAYSHPWTRGIFLDGLGKYQIWLMFEGQQQVGHGVVQIILDEAHLLNITVKPENQGRGLGLTLLEHLMSIAYKAEARECFLEVRDSNRAAFRLYERYGFNEIGRRRDYYPAVGGREDAVVMACTLVD, encoded by the coding sequence ATGAGTGACGCTGTATCGTTCCGCCCGATGACCGAGGCGGACCTGGACACTGTACTGAAAATTGAATACGCGGCTTACAGCCACCCCTGGACCCGCGGGATTTTTCTCGATGGCCTGGGCAAGTATCAGATCTGGCTGATGTTCGAAGGGCAGCAGCAGGTCGGTCATGGCGTGGTGCAGATCATTCTCGACGAAGCACATTTGCTGAACATCACCGTCAAACCGGAAAATCAGGGCCGAGGCCTGGGTTTGACGCTGCTGGAGCATTTGATGTCGATTGCCTACAAGGCAGAGGCGCGGGAATGTTTTCTGGAAGTGCGTGATAGCAACCGGGCGGCATTTCGGTTGTACGAGCGGTATGGGTTCAACGAAATCGGCCGTCGACGGGACTACTACCCGGCGGTTGGCGGGCGTGAAGATGCGGTCGTCATGGCCTGCACCTTGGTTGACTGA
- a CDS encoding serine kinase/phosphatase, producing MTDSRRPFDEAQPEPVDDNEDRMGSVHELDFDEEEPSARIGDLIPERERAQKMPDERIREAGMTGGSTDDHESTDDDMSPETLIREDGARDAREEGEGDQADWDLSIVDEDDIGGGNGLDEAEMARRDPMDGKR from the coding sequence ATGACTGATTCACGACGTCCGTTCGATGAGGCGCAACCCGAGCCCGTCGACGACAACGAAGACCGCATGGGCTCAGTGCATGAGCTGGATTTCGACGAGGAAGAACCGAGCGCCAGAATCGGCGACTTGATCCCCGAACGCGAGCGCGCGCAGAAGATGCCCGACGAACGCATCCGTGAAGCTGGTATGACCGGGGGCTCGACCGATGACCATGAATCCACCGACGATGACATGAGCCCGGAAACCTTGATCCGTGAAGACGGCGCACGAGACGCCCGCGAAGAGGGTGAAGGCGACCAGGCGGATTGGGATTTGAGCATTGTCGATGAAGACGACATCGGCGGAGGCAATGGGCTGGATGAAGCAGAGATGGCGCGGCGCGATCCAATGGATGGCAAGCGTTGA
- the can gene encoding carbonate dehydratase, with protein sequence MNELQDLIDNNERWADAITQEDPDFFAKLARQQTPEYLWIGCSDARVPANEIVGMLPGDLFVHRNVANVVLHTDLNCLSVIQYAVDVLKVKHILVTGHYGCGGVRASMQDRQLGLIDGWLRSIRDLYYEKRDELAKLPTEEERVDRLCELNVIQQVANVGHTSIVQNAWHRGQSLSIHGCIYGIKDGRWKSLNATISGFEQLPPQYRLRPVEAL encoded by the coding sequence ATGAACGAATTACAAGATCTGATTGATAACAATGAGCGCTGGGCCGACGCGATCACCCAGGAAGATCCTGATTTCTTCGCCAAGCTGGCCCGTCAACAAACCCCGGAATACCTGTGGATCGGTTGCTCCGATGCCCGCGTGCCGGCGAACGAGATTGTGGGCATGTTGCCAGGCGACTTGTTCGTGCACCGCAACGTGGCCAACGTTGTACTGCACACCGACCTCAACTGTCTGTCGGTTATTCAGTACGCGGTCGATGTGCTCAAGGTCAAACACATCCTGGTCACCGGTCACTATGGCTGCGGCGGTGTACGCGCCTCGATGCAGGACCGTCAGTTGGGCCTGATCGACGGCTGGCTGCGCTCGATCCGCGATCTCTATTATGAAAAGCGCGACGAACTGGCCAAGTTACCCACTGAAGAAGAACGGGTCGACCGCCTCTGCGAGCTCAACGTGATCCAGCAAGTGGCCAATGTCGGTCATACCAGCATTGTGCAAAACGCCTGGCACCGTGGGCAGAGCCTGTCGATTCACGGCTGCATCTACGGCATCAAGGACGGTCGCTGGAAAAGCCTGAACGCCACGATCAGCGGTTTCGAACAGTTACCGCCGCAGTACCGTTTGCGCCCGGTCGAGGCGTTGTAA
- a CDS encoding SET domain-containing protein: protein MRTHAQQGIPPPPPNGIYPFVELPLRLGFPSKDDFEILYNTEGSAIAVTALREFPRISRICRVSGHLLPYRCRHTRQLAPGIHVYDPRFCGLLSHSCDPNVFLDMSELWLWALKDIKKGDRLTMDFAATEDKLLRQFACRCGCSCCRGWIIGYDESPNANGEQFFQHWRRRSLS from the coding sequence ATGAGAACCCACGCCCAACAAGGAATACCCCCACCGCCACCCAATGGCATCTATCCATTTGTAGAGTTGCCCCTTCGCCTTGGATTCCCTTCCAAGGACGACTTCGAAATCCTCTACAACACCGAGGGCTCGGCAATAGCTGTCACGGCACTGCGCGAGTTCCCCCGCATCAGCCGAATCTGCCGGGTTTCCGGACATTTGTTGCCCTATCGCTGCCGACATACCCGGCAGCTGGCGCCGGGAATCCACGTCTACGATCCGCGCTTCTGTGGTCTGCTAAGCCACTCCTGCGACCCCAACGTCTTTCTTGACATGAGCGAGCTGTGGTTATGGGCGCTCAAGGACATCAAAAAAGGTGACCGACTGACGATGGATTTCGCCGCGACAGAAGACAAACTGCTGCGACAGTTTGCCTGCCGCTGCGGTTGTTCCTGTTGCCGTGGCTGGATCATCGGCTATGACGAGTCGCCGAATGCCAATGGAGAACAGTTTTTTCAACACTGGCGTCGGCGAAGTCTCAGCTGA